One Glycine max cultivar Williams 82 chromosome 3, Glycine_max_v4.0, whole genome shotgun sequence DNA window includes the following coding sequences:
- the TPS2 gene encoding ent-copalyl diphosphate synthase, chloroplastic isoform X2: protein MASHFRLPSFSSSNHFLLTSSSSSSSISLHHFSKSSLGAVSSETNDKQEIRCRAISKPRTQECSDIFQGSLATLKFREINVEDDIEEEQDIGALVANEIKKRVDTIKSILGSMEDGEITVSAYDTAWVALIEDVHGTGVPQFPSSLEWIAKNQHPDGSWGDKELFSAHDRIINTLACVIALKTWNMHPEKCEKGMAFFRENLGKLQNENVEHMPIGFEVAFPSLLDMARGLDIEVPNNSPILNKIFAMRNVKLTRIPRAMRHKVPTSLLHSLEGMSGLDWKELLKLQSQDGSFLFSPSSTAFALMQTKDQNCHNYLNKVVKRFNGGVPNVYPVDLFEHIWVVDRLERLGISQYFQQEIKDCLSYVYRYWTEKGICWARNSNVQDIDDTAMGFRLLRLHGYQVSADVFKNFERNGEFFCFTGQTTQAVTGMFNLYRATQIMFPGERILEHGKHFSAKFLKEKRAANELVDKWIIMKNLAEEVAYALDVPWYASLPRVETRFYIDQYGGESDVWIGKTLYRMAYVNNNNYLELAKLDYNNCQALHLIEWGRIQKWYSESRLEEFGMNRRTLLLAYFVAAASIFEPEKSRVRLAWAQTSILLETITSYVSDAEMRKAFMKKFSDCLNRRDYSIGWRLNRNRTGHGLAETLVATIDQISWDILVSHGHEIGYDMHRNWEKWLSSWHREGDKCKGQAELLAQTINLCGGHWISEDQVSDPLYQSLLQLTNNLCNKLRCHQKDKELESSNSGTNVNSMITQEEESKMQELVQLVHQKSPTGIDFNIKNTFLTVAKSFYYTAFCDSRTVNFHIAKVLFDEVV from the exons ATGGCTTCTCACTTCCGCCTTCCgtctttctcttcttctaacCATTTCCTTTtaacatcttcttcttcttcttcttctatctcTCTTCACCACTTCTCCAAATCCTCTCTGG GTGCCGTGTCGTCTGAGACTAACGACAAACAAGAGATAAGATGCAGAGCAATATCCAAACCACGAACACAAG AATGTTCAGACATATTTCAGGGTAGTCTAGCAACGttaaagtttcgtgagattaATGTGGAAGATGACATAGAAGAGGAGCAAGACATTGGG GCTTTGGTGGCAAATGAGATCAAGAAGAGAGTGGACACTATCAAATCAATATTGGGTTCCATGGAAGATGGAGAGATAACAGTATCTGCTTATGACACTGCTTGGGTTGCTCTGATAGAAGATGTTCATGGAACTGGTGTCCCTCAATTTCCATCGAGTCTAGAATGGATAGCGAAAAATCAACACCCCGATGGTTCATGGGGTGATAAGGAATTATTCTCAGCCCATGATCGGATTATTAACACGTTGGCTTGTGTTATTGCATTAAAAACATGGAATATGCACCCTGAAAAGTGTGAGAAag GAATGGCATTTTTTAGAGAGAATCTTGGCAAGCTTCAGAACGAGAATGTAGAGCATATGCCAATTGGTTTTGAAGTAGCCTTTCCATCACTTCTTGACATGGCTCGTGGCTTGGACATTGAAGTGCCGAACAATTCCCCAATCCTTAATAAAATCTTCGCAATGAGAAACGTAAAACTCACAAG AATACCAAGAGCTATGAGGCATAAAGTGCCCACAAGTCTCCTTCATAGCTTGGAAGGGATGTCAGGCCTTGACTGGAAAGAACTTCTAAAACTGCAGTCTCAAGACGGGTCTTTCTTGTTTTCTCCGTCATCCACAGCCTTTGCTCTCATGCAAACTAAGGACCAAAATTGCCACAATTACTTGAATAAAGTGGTCAAGAGGTTCAATGGGGGAG TTCCAAACGTGTATCCAGTGGATTTGTTCGAACATATTTGGGTGGTTGATAGGCTTGAACGTCTAGGAATATCTCAGTATTTTCAGCAAGAGATCAAGGACTGTTTGAGTTATGTTTACAG ATATTGGACTGAAAAGGGTATTTGTTGggcaagaaattcaaatgttcaagACATTGATGACACGGCAATGGGTTTCAGACTATTAAGATTACACGGTTACCAAGTTTCAGCCG ATGTGTTCAAGAACTTTGAGAGAAATGGTGAATTTTTCTGCTTTACGGGGCAGACCACACAAGCAGTGACAGGAATGTTTAATCTGTATAGGGCCACACAAATCATGTTCCCGGGAGAGAGAATTCTTGAGCACGGGAAGCACTTCTCTGCCAAATTTTTGAAGGAGAAGAGAGCAGCAAATGAGCTTGTAGATAAATGGATCATAATGAAGAACCTGGCAGAAGAG GTTGCGTATGCTTTGGACGTACCATGGTATGCAAGCCTACCTCGAGTGGAGACAAGATTCTACATTGATCAATACGGCGGTGAGAGTGACGTGTGGATAGGCAAAACCCTTTATAG GATGGCATATGTGAACAACAATAACTATCTCGAGCTTGCTAAATTAGATTACAACAATTGCCAGGCACTGCATCTAATAGAGTGGGGGAGAATTCAAAA GTGGTACTCAGAATCTAGATTGGAGGAGTTTGGAATGAACAGAAGAACGCTTCTATTGGCCTATTTTGTGGCAGCAGCAAGCATATTTGAGCCTGAAAAGTCTCGTGTGAGACTAGCGTGGGCACAAACCAGTATCTTACTTGAGACCATAACATCCTATGTTAGTGATGCAGAAATGAGGAAAGCTTTCATGAAAAAATTCAGTGACTGTCTTAACAGGCGAGACTACTCCATTGGCTG GAGGTTGAACAGGAACAGAACAGGACATGGACTCGCTGAGACTTTGGTTGCCACCATAGATCAAATCTCGTGGGATATACTCGTGTCTCACGGTCATGAAATTGGATATGACATGCATCGCAAT TGGGAAAAGTGGCTTTCGAGTTGGCATCGGGAAGGAGACAAATGTAAAGGACAAGCCGAGCTTTTGGCGCAGACAATAAACCTATGTGGCGGGCATTGGATTTCCGAGGATCAAGTGTCGGATCCACTGTATCAGAGTCTCCTTCAACTCACTAACAATCTCTGCAATAAACTTCGTTGCCACCAAAAGGACAAG GAACTTGAGAGCAGCAACAGCGGCACGAATGTAAACAGCATGATCACCCAAGAAGAAGAGTCAAAAATGCAAGAACTCGTGCAATTGGTGCACCAAAAATCTCCAACTGGCATTGATTTCAATATCAAGAATACTTTCCTCACAGTGGCCAAGAGTTTTTACTATACAGCTTTTTGTGATTCAAGGACCGTCAACTTCCATATTGCCAAAGTTCTGTTTGATGAAGTCGTTTAA
- the TPS2 gene encoding ent-copalyl diphosphate synthase, chloroplastic isoform X1, which produces MASHFRLPSFSSSNHFLLTSSSSSSSISLHHFSKSSLGAVSSETNDKQEIRCRAISKPRTQECSDIFQGSLATLKFREINVEDDIEEEQDIGKALVANEIKKRVDTIKSILGSMEDGEITVSAYDTAWVALIEDVHGTGVPQFPSSLEWIAKNQHPDGSWGDKELFSAHDRIINTLACVIALKTWNMHPEKCEKGMAFFRENLGKLQNENVEHMPIGFEVAFPSLLDMARGLDIEVPNNSPILNKIFAMRNVKLTRIPRAMRHKVPTSLLHSLEGMSGLDWKELLKLQSQDGSFLFSPSSTAFALMQTKDQNCHNYLNKVVKRFNGGVPNVYPVDLFEHIWVVDRLERLGISQYFQQEIKDCLSYVYRYWTEKGICWARNSNVQDIDDTAMGFRLLRLHGYQVSADVFKNFERNGEFFCFTGQTTQAVTGMFNLYRATQIMFPGERILEHGKHFSAKFLKEKRAANELVDKWIIMKNLAEEVAYALDVPWYASLPRVETRFYIDQYGGESDVWIGKTLYRMAYVNNNNYLELAKLDYNNCQALHLIEWGRIQKWYSESRLEEFGMNRRTLLLAYFVAAASIFEPEKSRVRLAWAQTSILLETITSYVSDAEMRKAFMKKFSDCLNRRDYSIGWRLNRNRTGHGLAETLVATIDQISWDILVSHGHEIGYDMHRNWEKWLSSWHREGDKCKGQAELLAQTINLCGGHWISEDQVSDPLYQSLLQLTNNLCNKLRCHQKDKELESSNSGTNVNSMITQEEESKMQELVQLVHQKSPTGIDFNIKNTFLTVAKSFYYTAFCDSRTVNFHIAKVLFDEVV; this is translated from the exons ATGGCTTCTCACTTCCGCCTTCCgtctttctcttcttctaacCATTTCCTTTtaacatcttcttcttcttcttcttctatctcTCTTCACCACTTCTCCAAATCCTCTCTGG GTGCCGTGTCGTCTGAGACTAACGACAAACAAGAGATAAGATGCAGAGCAATATCCAAACCACGAACACAAG AATGTTCAGACATATTTCAGGGTAGTCTAGCAACGttaaagtttcgtgagattaATGTGGAAGATGACATAGAAGAGGAGCAAGACATTGGG AAGGCTTTGGTGGCAAATGAGATCAAGAAGAGAGTGGACACTATCAAATCAATATTGGGTTCCATGGAAGATGGAGAGATAACAGTATCTGCTTATGACACTGCTTGGGTTGCTCTGATAGAAGATGTTCATGGAACTGGTGTCCCTCAATTTCCATCGAGTCTAGAATGGATAGCGAAAAATCAACACCCCGATGGTTCATGGGGTGATAAGGAATTATTCTCAGCCCATGATCGGATTATTAACACGTTGGCTTGTGTTATTGCATTAAAAACATGGAATATGCACCCTGAAAAGTGTGAGAAag GAATGGCATTTTTTAGAGAGAATCTTGGCAAGCTTCAGAACGAGAATGTAGAGCATATGCCAATTGGTTTTGAAGTAGCCTTTCCATCACTTCTTGACATGGCTCGTGGCTTGGACATTGAAGTGCCGAACAATTCCCCAATCCTTAATAAAATCTTCGCAATGAGAAACGTAAAACTCACAAG AATACCAAGAGCTATGAGGCATAAAGTGCCCACAAGTCTCCTTCATAGCTTGGAAGGGATGTCAGGCCTTGACTGGAAAGAACTTCTAAAACTGCAGTCTCAAGACGGGTCTTTCTTGTTTTCTCCGTCATCCACAGCCTTTGCTCTCATGCAAACTAAGGACCAAAATTGCCACAATTACTTGAATAAAGTGGTCAAGAGGTTCAATGGGGGAG TTCCAAACGTGTATCCAGTGGATTTGTTCGAACATATTTGGGTGGTTGATAGGCTTGAACGTCTAGGAATATCTCAGTATTTTCAGCAAGAGATCAAGGACTGTTTGAGTTATGTTTACAG ATATTGGACTGAAAAGGGTATTTGTTGggcaagaaattcaaatgttcaagACATTGATGACACGGCAATGGGTTTCAGACTATTAAGATTACACGGTTACCAAGTTTCAGCCG ATGTGTTCAAGAACTTTGAGAGAAATGGTGAATTTTTCTGCTTTACGGGGCAGACCACACAAGCAGTGACAGGAATGTTTAATCTGTATAGGGCCACACAAATCATGTTCCCGGGAGAGAGAATTCTTGAGCACGGGAAGCACTTCTCTGCCAAATTTTTGAAGGAGAAGAGAGCAGCAAATGAGCTTGTAGATAAATGGATCATAATGAAGAACCTGGCAGAAGAG GTTGCGTATGCTTTGGACGTACCATGGTATGCAAGCCTACCTCGAGTGGAGACAAGATTCTACATTGATCAATACGGCGGTGAGAGTGACGTGTGGATAGGCAAAACCCTTTATAG GATGGCATATGTGAACAACAATAACTATCTCGAGCTTGCTAAATTAGATTACAACAATTGCCAGGCACTGCATCTAATAGAGTGGGGGAGAATTCAAAA GTGGTACTCAGAATCTAGATTGGAGGAGTTTGGAATGAACAGAAGAACGCTTCTATTGGCCTATTTTGTGGCAGCAGCAAGCATATTTGAGCCTGAAAAGTCTCGTGTGAGACTAGCGTGGGCACAAACCAGTATCTTACTTGAGACCATAACATCCTATGTTAGTGATGCAGAAATGAGGAAAGCTTTCATGAAAAAATTCAGTGACTGTCTTAACAGGCGAGACTACTCCATTGGCTG GAGGTTGAACAGGAACAGAACAGGACATGGACTCGCTGAGACTTTGGTTGCCACCATAGATCAAATCTCGTGGGATATACTCGTGTCTCACGGTCATGAAATTGGATATGACATGCATCGCAAT TGGGAAAAGTGGCTTTCGAGTTGGCATCGGGAAGGAGACAAATGTAAAGGACAAGCCGAGCTTTTGGCGCAGACAATAAACCTATGTGGCGGGCATTGGATTTCCGAGGATCAAGTGTCGGATCCACTGTATCAGAGTCTCCTTCAACTCACTAACAATCTCTGCAATAAACTTCGTTGCCACCAAAAGGACAAG GAACTTGAGAGCAGCAACAGCGGCACGAATGTAAACAGCATGATCACCCAAGAAGAAGAGTCAAAAATGCAAGAACTCGTGCAATTGGTGCACCAAAAATCTCCAACTGGCATTGATTTCAATATCAAGAATACTTTCCTCACAGTGGCCAAGAGTTTTTACTATACAGCTTTTTGTGATTCAAGGACCGTCAACTTCCATATTGCCAAAGTTCTGTTTGATGAAGTCGTTTAA